One Arthrobacter sp. StoSoilB20 DNA segment encodes these proteins:
- a CDS encoding GDSL-type esterase/lipase family protein — translation MEDRKLRIAAVGDELLAGLGDPRALGWLGRVLARTPQDSVVVESFPLPCPMEGTEGLAARWQDEAGRRFSDTHENRLVIGLSGRDLEFGLSTARSRLNLANILDGASHSSVEVFVVGPPPTLDPVRNKRLAELNTAFADVTTRRNHHYVDTFSPLLNHEQWRTDLAANGGTPGQAGYGLIAWLVLHRGWFQWLNIAQPE, via the coding sequence GTGGAAGACAGGAAGCTGCGTATAGCAGCTGTAGGAGATGAACTGCTCGCGGGCCTGGGGGATCCCCGCGCCTTGGGTTGGCTCGGACGAGTGCTGGCCCGTACGCCCCAGGACTCCGTCGTGGTGGAAAGTTTCCCGCTCCCCTGCCCCATGGAAGGCACGGAAGGCTTGGCGGCCAGGTGGCAGGACGAAGCCGGGAGGCGTTTCAGCGACACGCACGAAAACCGCCTGGTCATCGGACTTTCGGGCCGTGACCTGGAATTCGGCCTTTCCACGGCGCGCAGCCGTTTGAACCTTGCCAACATCCTGGACGGCGCCTCGCACAGCAGTGTGGAGGTCTTCGTAGTGGGACCGCCTCCCACGCTGGATCCCGTCCGGAACAAACGCCTGGCAGAACTCAACACGGCCTTTGCCGATGTGACCACCCGGCGCAACCACCACTACGTTGACACGTTCTCTCCCTTGCTCAATCATGAGCAGTGGAGGACGGACCTCGCAGCCAATGGGGGAACACCGGGCCAGGCAGGCTACGGATTGATAGCGTGGCTTGTCCTGCACCGTGGCTGGTTCCAATGGCTTAATATCGCTCAACCGGAGTAG
- the rsrA gene encoding mycothiol system anti-sigma-R factor gives MSDCQGLGDCDDTRMQRIYEYLDGALTREDLGEIKQHLDTCEECSEQYDLECLIRTMVKRSCTESAPENLKNSILDRIHSIKPVEA, from the coding sequence ATGAGCGACTGCCAGGGATTGGGCGATTGCGACGATACGCGGATGCAGCGGATCTACGAGTACCTAGACGGCGCATTGACCCGCGAGGACCTCGGAGAGATCAAGCAGCATTTGGACACCTGCGAGGAATGCTCCGAGCAGTATGACCTGGAGTGCCTCATCCGCACCATGGTCAAGCGGTCCTGCACAGAGTCAGCGCCGGAGAACCTCAAGAACTCCATTCTGGACCGGATCCATTCGATCAAGCCGGTAGAAGCCTGA
- a CDS encoding multifunctional oxoglutarate decarboxylase/oxoglutarate dehydrogenase thiamine pyrophosphate-binding subunit/dihydrolipoyllysine-residue succinyltransferase subunit, with translation MPEQPSHRLPEEFGGNEWLVDELYERYQQDKNSVDTKWWPLFESFASADGTSSNGSSAAPSAANPPTQVLPVVAPAAAAPASAPAAPAAAAEPAAPAAPAPAAPAPAKKAPATVARDGSKKPAAGTTAQPIPAQLPKSNKAPTAPEEDVVSVLRGPAKAIATNMVTSLEVPTATSVRAVPAKLLIDNRVVINSNLARARGGKVSFTHLIGYAVVRALSQFPSMNVYYDEIDGKPSAVQPAHVNFGIAIDMPKPDGTRLLMVPNIKKAETMDFAEFWHTYEDLIKRARAGKLTADDHAGTTVSLTNPGGIGTVHSVPRLSKGQAAIIGVGALDYPAEFQGASEKIIAQNAISKILTLTSTYDHRVIQGAGSGEFLKLVHQLLLGAQNFYDEIFEALRIPYEPVRWSPDLQVDPADEINKVARIQQLIHSYRVRGHLMADTDPLEYVQRKHPDLDVLTYGLTLWDLDREWPTGGFGGKPQLKFRDILGVLRDAYCRTTGIEYMHIQEPAERKWFQDQLEHPYSKPSREEQLRIVSKLNAAEAFETFLQTKFVGQKRFSLEGGESLIPLLDAVISDAADDGLDEVAIGMAHRGRLNVLTNIAGKTYAQVFREFEGTQDPRSVQGSGDVKYHLGTEGTFTSDNGKQTKVYLAANPSHLEAVDSVLEGIVRAKQDRLDQGESFPVLPIMVHGDAAFAGQGVVAETLNLSQLRGYRTGGTIHVIVNNQVGFTTAPSSSRSSTYSTDVAKMIQAPVFHVNGDDPEAVVRVAQLAYEFRQRFHKDVVIDMVCYRRRGHNEGDDPSMTQPLMYNLIEAKRSVRKLYTESLIGRGDITEEEAEQLLRDYQERLERVFAETHAAQTSPIPIITADSAAVSDIERPIAQQADFGTNSPASTAISAETLARIGKAHLEIPDGFTVHSKLKQLLEKREQMSREGGIDWGFGEIAAFGSLIMEGVPVRLAGQDSRRGTFVQRHAVFHDRANGNEWLPLGNLSDDQAKLWIYDSLLSEYAAMGFEYGYSVERPDALVLWEAQFGDFVNGAQTIIDEFISSAEQKWGQRSSLVLMLPHGYEGQGPDHSSARIERFLQMCAEDNMIVANPTTAASHFHLLRRQAYSRPRKPLIIFTPKQLLRLKGAASAVEDFTTGGFRPVIADPEVQPANVDRVILVSGRLYYDLLSNRQKSGDTSTAIIRVEQLYPLPKAEIDAELAKYPNADIVWAQDEPANQGPWPFMGLNLAPELDRKLRLVSRPASASTAAGSMKRHAAEQDALIKQAFERK, from the coding sequence GTGCCAGAGCAGCCCAGCCACCGTCTACCAGAGGAATTTGGCGGAAACGAGTGGCTCGTTGACGAACTGTACGAGCGGTACCAACAGGATAAGAATTCGGTCGACACCAAGTGGTGGCCGCTCTTTGAATCCTTTGCTTCTGCTGACGGCACTTCTTCCAACGGATCCTCCGCAGCTCCCTCAGCTGCCAATCCCCCTACCCAAGTACTTCCCGTAGTAGCTCCTGCTGCAGCGGCTCCGGCATCGGCGCCGGCCGCTCCGGCCGCTGCCGCGGAACCCGCCGCTCCTGCGGCACCTGCCCCGGCGGCACCTGCCCCGGCGAAGAAAGCACCGGCCACTGTTGCCCGGGACGGTTCAAAGAAGCCCGCAGCCGGAACCACGGCCCAGCCCATTCCTGCCCAGCTGCCCAAGAGCAACAAGGCGCCCACGGCACCTGAGGAAGACGTAGTTTCCGTCCTCCGGGGACCGGCCAAGGCCATCGCCACCAACATGGTGACCAGCCTTGAAGTACCTACCGCCACCAGTGTCCGGGCAGTTCCCGCCAAGCTCCTGATCGACAACCGGGTGGTCATCAACTCCAACCTTGCCCGTGCCCGCGGTGGCAAGGTCTCCTTCACCCACCTCATCGGCTACGCGGTTGTCCGTGCACTGTCCCAGTTCCCGTCGATGAACGTCTACTACGACGAAATCGATGGCAAGCCCAGTGCCGTGCAGCCTGCACACGTCAACTTCGGCATCGCGATTGACATGCCCAAGCCCGATGGCACGCGCCTCTTGATGGTTCCCAACATCAAGAAGGCCGAGACCATGGACTTCGCTGAGTTCTGGCACACCTATGAAGACCTGATCAAGCGTGCCCGCGCCGGCAAGCTGACCGCAGACGACCACGCCGGCACCACGGTCTCCCTGACCAACCCCGGTGGCATCGGTACCGTGCACTCGGTGCCCCGCCTCTCCAAGGGCCAGGCCGCCATCATCGGCGTCGGCGCCCTTGACTACCCGGCTGAGTTCCAGGGTGCCAGCGAGAAGATCATCGCCCAGAACGCCATCAGCAAGATCCTCACGCTGACTTCCACCTATGACCACCGCGTCATCCAGGGTGCCGGCAGCGGCGAGTTCCTCAAGCTGGTCCACCAGCTCCTGCTGGGCGCGCAGAACTTCTACGACGAGATCTTTGAAGCTCTGCGTATTCCTTATGAACCCGTTCGCTGGAGCCCGGATCTCCAGGTGGACCCTGCCGATGAGATCAACAAGGTTGCCCGCATCCAGCAGCTGATCCACTCCTACCGCGTGCGCGGCCACCTCATGGCGGACACCGATCCCCTGGAGTATGTCCAGCGCAAGCACCCGGACCTGGACGTCCTGACCTACGGCCTGACGCTGTGGGACCTGGACCGCGAATGGCCTACCGGCGGATTCGGCGGCAAGCCGCAACTCAAGTTCCGCGACATCCTTGGTGTCCTGCGCGACGCCTACTGCCGCACCACGGGCATCGAGTACATGCACATCCAGGAACCTGCAGAACGCAAGTGGTTCCAGGACCAGCTGGAGCACCCCTACTCCAAGCCGAGCCGCGAAGAGCAGCTGCGCATCGTCTCCAAGCTCAACGCAGCAGAGGCATTCGAGACGTTCCTGCAGACCAAGTTCGTCGGCCAGAAGCGTTTCTCGCTTGAGGGTGGCGAGTCGCTGATTCCGCTGCTCGACGCCGTCATCTCTGATGCAGCCGACGACGGACTGGACGAGGTTGCCATTGGCATGGCCCACCGTGGCCGCCTCAATGTGCTGACCAACATTGCCGGCAAGACCTACGCCCAGGTATTCCGCGAATTCGAAGGTACCCAGGACCCCCGCTCGGTCCAGGGTTCCGGCGACGTCAAGTACCACCTTGGCACCGAAGGCACTTTCACCTCGGACAACGGCAAGCAGACCAAGGTCTACCTCGCCGCCAACCCTTCCCACCTGGAAGCCGTGGACTCCGTCCTCGAGGGCATCGTCCGTGCCAAGCAGGACCGGCTGGACCAGGGCGAGTCGTTCCCCGTCCTGCCCATCATGGTCCACGGTGACGCCGCGTTTGCCGGCCAGGGTGTTGTGGCTGAAACCCTCAACCTCTCGCAGCTGCGTGGCTACCGCACCGGCGGTACCATCCACGTGATCGTCAACAACCAGGTGGGCTTCACTACCGCGCCGTCGTCATCGCGTTCGTCCACGTACTCCACCGACGTCGCCAAGATGATCCAGGCACCGGTGTTCCACGTGAACGGTGATGACCCCGAGGCCGTTGTACGCGTTGCACAGCTCGCCTACGAGTTCCGCCAGCGTTTCCACAAGGACGTTGTCATCGACATGGTCTGCTACCGCCGCCGTGGCCACAACGAGGGCGACGACCCCTCGATGACCCAGCCGCTCATGTACAACCTGATCGAAGCCAAGCGCTCCGTACGCAAGCTGTACACGGAGTCCCTGATCGGCCGTGGCGACATCACCGAGGAAGAAGCAGAGCAGTTGCTCCGCGACTACCAGGAGCGCCTCGAGCGTGTCTTCGCCGAGACGCACGCAGCGCAGACCTCACCGATCCCGATCATCACAGCGGATTCCGCTGCGGTCTCGGACATCGAGCGTCCCATTGCCCAGCAGGCTGATTTCGGCACCAACTCCCCGGCGTCAACTGCCATTTCCGCTGAGACCCTCGCCCGCATCGGCAAGGCCCACCTCGAAATTCCGGATGGCTTCACGGTTCACTCCAAGCTCAAGCAGCTCCTGGAGAAGCGTGAGCAGATGTCCCGTGAGGGCGGCATCGACTGGGGCTTCGGAGAAATCGCAGCCTTCGGCTCGCTGATCATGGAGGGTGTACCCGTCCGCCTGGCCGGCCAGGACTCCCGCCGCGGCACGTTCGTGCAGCGTCACGCCGTGTTCCACGACCGCGCCAACGGCAACGAGTGGCTGCCCCTGGGCAACCTCTCCGATGACCAGGCCAAGCTGTGGATCTACGACTCCCTGCTGTCCGAATACGCAGCAATGGGCTTCGAATACGGCTACTCAGTGGAACGCCCCGACGCCCTGGTCCTGTGGGAAGCGCAGTTCGGCGACTTCGTCAACGGCGCCCAGACCATCATTGACGAGTTCATTTCCTCGGCTGAGCAAAAGTGGGGCCAGCGTTCCTCGCTGGTGCTCATGCTTCCGCACGGCTATGAAGGCCAGGGGCCGGACCACTCGTCCGCCCGCATCGAACGCTTCCTGCAGATGTGCGCCGAGGACAACATGATCGTGGCCAACCCCACGACTGCTGCCTCGCACTTCCACCTGTTGCGCCGCCAGGCCTACAGCCGTCCGCGCAAGCCGTTGATCATCTTCACACCCAAGCAGTTGCTCCGCCTCAAGGGCGCCGCATCCGCCGTCGAAGATTTCACCACTGGCGGATTCCGTCCGGTCATTGCCGATCCCGAAGTACAGCCGGCAAACGTTGACCGGGTCATCCTGGTCTCGGGTCGCTTGTACTACGACCTCCTGTCCAACCGACAGAAGTCCGGTGACACGTCCACTGCCATCATCCGCGTTGAGCAGCTGTACCCGCTGCCCAAGGCCGAGATTGATGCCGAGCTGGCCAAGTACCCGAACGCTGACATCGTCTGGGCACAGGACGAACCGGCAAACCAGGGACCTTGGCCGTTCATGGGCTTGAACCTGGCACCGGAGCTTGACCGCAAGCTCCGCCTGGTCTCCCGCCCGGCGTCTGCCTCCACGGCGGCCGGTTCCATGAAGCGCCACGCCGCTGAGCAGGATGCCCTGATCAAGCAGGCATTCGAACGCAAGTAA
- a CDS encoding serine hydrolase domain-containing protein, with translation MTRNTQVSARAAFTVVTAVALAATVSCSSGPPAPESSSSQASSAVSPSAATSGSGALQAFDAGTLRTEFERAAKEVLAPGAVVLLETPGGSLTASYGTGTRGAEREVTPEDHIRVGSVTKTWTTTVVLQLVQEGKLSLGDPVSKYRPDVPNGDAITLEQMLTMRSGLFNYTETLELNTAMDQDPQRVWKPEELLALAFAHAPYFAPGSGFHYSNTNTVLLGLIAEKTEGKPLATLFKERIFEPLGLKGTVFPEASSNAIPEPHPQGYFYGDNVLTMTTPALPEDMQKEATAGTLAPNDVTDVNPSWAWAAGSGISTARDLKLLGEALVNGKLLGAELQKKRLESLTPTDPDKPGGASYGLGIAKFGNLYGHTGELPGFNTFMGNDPVNAVSLVVWTNLAPAADGRDPATTIARALIGKLYRSAP, from the coding sequence ATGACGCGGAACACGCAGGTTTCTGCCAGAGCAGCATTCACAGTGGTCACCGCGGTGGCCCTGGCGGCCACAGTCTCCTGCAGTTCCGGTCCACCGGCCCCTGAGTCATCATCGTCACAGGCTTCGTCAGCTGTTTCCCCATCGGCTGCCACTTCAGGCTCCGGTGCGCTCCAGGCCTTCGACGCCGGAACATTGCGGACGGAATTCGAACGGGCAGCCAAAGAGGTCCTGGCGCCCGGCGCAGTAGTGCTGTTGGAGACTCCTGGCGGGTCGCTCACGGCGTCCTACGGTACGGGAACCAGGGGTGCTGAACGCGAGGTCACGCCCGAGGACCATATCCGGGTAGGTTCGGTGACCAAAACCTGGACCACGACGGTGGTCCTCCAACTGGTGCAGGAAGGCAAGCTTTCTCTGGGTGATCCGGTATCAAAGTACCGCCCCGACGTTCCCAACGGGGATGCGATCACCCTTGAACAGATGCTGACCATGCGCAGTGGGTTGTTCAATTACACCGAAACCCTCGAACTCAACACTGCCATGGACCAGGATCCGCAGAGAGTTTGGAAGCCGGAAGAACTCCTCGCCCTGGCGTTCGCCCACGCACCGTATTTCGCACCCGGCAGCGGCTTTCACTACTCGAACACCAACACAGTCCTCTTGGGCCTGATCGCCGAGAAAACTGAGGGAAAGCCGCTCGCAACCCTCTTCAAGGAGCGGATCTTCGAGCCCCTCGGACTCAAGGGGACAGTTTTTCCCGAGGCTTCCTCCAACGCCATTCCGGAACCCCACCCCCAAGGATATTTCTACGGCGACAACGTCCTGACCATGACCACCCCGGCTCTTCCTGAGGACATGCAGAAGGAAGCGACCGCGGGTACCTTGGCACCCAACGACGTCACCGACGTCAATCCGTCATGGGCCTGGGCCGCCGGATCGGGCATCTCCACTGCCCGGGACCTCAAGCTTTTGGGTGAAGCCCTTGTCAACGGCAAACTCCTGGGAGCCGAGCTCCAGAAAAAGCGTCTTGAGAGCCTCACCCCCACCGATCCGGACAAACCCGGTGGTGCCTCGTACGGCCTGGGAATAGCGAAGTTTGGCAACTTGTACGGGCACACCGGGGAGTTGCCCGGCTTCAACACCTTCATGGGCAATGACCCTGTCAACGCCGTGTCATTGGTGGTGTGGACCAATCTGGCGCCGGCGGCCGACGGGCGTGACCCCGCCACTACCATTGCCCGGGCGCTCATCGGCAAGTTGTATCGATCGGCTCCCTGA
- a CDS encoding DUF4097 family beta strand repeat-containing protein, whose translation MSEELWTVTGPQTIDVDDVRSLKLGIVKGRFDVMTHDEPSVRIEITEITGDPLTVTLVDGRLEVRHQLQGPQGWFRNLMGTVNNTSTNSVVVGIALPPGVDVEAGTVSGDGLVSGISGRTRLNTVSGSVMSDGTTGELHVNTVSGEVIVRNHDGVLTAKSVSGEVTASGKFKNVRASTVSGDLSFDLQDFTNDLGANSVSGDLTIRLPHDVGLDIVAKSASGSVVIDDMMYAQPGSNVHTIVGPDEKLMVVRTNTVSGKTYIMHGSAPAPAPENNLRATGEAGL comes from the coding sequence ATGTCTGAAGAACTATGGACCGTAACGGGTCCGCAAACGATAGACGTGGACGACGTCCGCTCGCTCAAACTGGGAATCGTCAAAGGCCGCTTCGACGTCATGACCCACGACGAACCATCCGTCCGCATCGAGATCACTGAAATCACCGGCGACCCGCTGACGGTGACGCTCGTGGACGGCCGGCTTGAAGTGCGCCATCAGTTACAGGGTCCGCAAGGCTGGTTCCGCAACCTGATGGGCACTGTGAACAACACCAGCACCAACTCTGTGGTGGTCGGGATCGCCCTCCCACCCGGTGTGGACGTTGAGGCCGGAACGGTCAGCGGCGACGGCTTGGTTTCCGGAATCAGCGGACGCACACGCCTCAACACCGTCTCCGGCTCCGTCATGTCAGACGGCACCACCGGCGAACTGCATGTGAACACCGTCAGTGGAGAGGTCATTGTCAGAAACCACGACGGCGTCCTGACCGCCAAGAGCGTCTCCGGCGAGGTGACCGCTTCGGGCAAGTTCAAGAACGTCAGGGCCAGCACAGTCAGCGGCGACCTCAGTTTTGACCTCCAGGACTTCACCAACGACCTTGGGGCAAACTCCGTCTCGGGCGACCTGACCATCAGGCTTCCCCACGACGTCGGCCTGGACATCGTGGCAAAATCCGCCAGCGGGAGCGTCGTGATCGACGACATGATGTATGCCCAGCCAGGCAGCAACGTGCATACGATCGTTGGCCCCGACGAGAAACTCATGGTGGTGCGCACCAACACGGTCTCCGGCAAGACTTACATCATGCACGGCTCAGCACCGGCACCGGCGCCGGAGAACAACCTGCGGGCCACCGGGGAAGCCGGCCTCTGA
- a CDS encoding PadR family transcriptional regulator — MPPVFAHGALRLYLLALLEAGPKHGYELIKALGDRFGGTYSPSAGTIYPRLGKLEEEGLVSTETEGRRTKYFITDAGLAELNGRREEVADVENTISASVRRLADNLREDIRTNMRGLRADLAATAEAARSTATSAPVRGRSAGYTPEGQRLLKEAELMVQSFRDDIRVELRLHGASEPLTPLALETVRTVLEQARISIRNSLRN; from the coding sequence ATGCCTCCCGTCTTTGCACACGGCGCCTTGCGCCTGTACCTGCTGGCGCTGCTGGAAGCGGGCCCCAAGCACGGCTATGAACTGATCAAGGCCTTGGGTGACCGTTTTGGCGGCACATACTCCCCCAGCGCTGGAACCATCTATCCACGCTTGGGGAAACTGGAGGAAGAAGGGCTGGTGTCCACCGAAACCGAGGGGCGCCGCACCAAGTACTTCATCACGGACGCCGGCCTCGCCGAGCTGAACGGCCGGCGGGAGGAAGTGGCCGACGTCGAAAATACCATCTCTGCCTCCGTCAGGCGGCTCGCCGACAACTTGCGCGAAGACATCAGGACCAATATGCGGGGGCTGCGGGCGGACCTCGCTGCCACCGCCGAGGCGGCGCGCAGCACTGCAACCTCCGCGCCCGTCCGGGGCAGGTCTGCGGGATACACCCCCGAGGGCCAACGCCTGTTGAAAGAAGCAGAATTGATGGTCCAGTCATTCAGGGACGACATCCGGGTGGAGTTGCGCCTGCATGGCGCTTCGGAGCCGCTGACGCCGCTGGCGCTGGAAACAGTGCGCACGGTATTGGAACAGGCACGTATCTCGATCCGGAATTCCCTGCGGAATTGA